One region of Jatrophihabitans cynanchi genomic DNA includes:
- a CDS encoding ATP-grasp domain-containing protein, which translates to MGQAVTLICSASGLEQDPDLTLAAKAFAEAGYQCEAVRWDDPAVDWEQYTANIVRSCWDYSWRRQEFLAWAASVPRLQNPPAALRWSSDKRYLNDLAGRGCDVIPTVWNPDHAGELPVADEWVVKPAISAGSRNTARWATRDEVLEHVRGLRAAGATAMVQPYVASVDYQGETALLFIGGRFSHAVRKGPLLLPDEGVRQDRNSRGDLRVVNATTEQLALARTVLTAATAQLALTAPLLYARVDVVAGDRGPLLLELELVEPSLFLPQDPAAPQRLVGAVAQLRS; encoded by the coding sequence GTGGGTCAAGCAGTCACGCTGATCTGCTCAGCGTCCGGCCTGGAGCAGGATCCGGACCTGACGCTGGCGGCGAAGGCGTTCGCCGAGGCCGGCTATCAGTGTGAGGCCGTGCGCTGGGACGATCCTGCGGTCGACTGGGAGCAGTACACCGCCAACATCGTGCGCTCGTGCTGGGACTACTCGTGGCGCCGACAGGAGTTCCTCGCCTGGGCGGCGTCCGTGCCGCGTCTGCAGAACCCGCCAGCAGCGCTTCGTTGGTCCTCGGACAAGCGCTACCTGAACGATCTGGCCGGCCGGGGCTGCGACGTGATACCGACCGTGTGGAATCCGGACCACGCCGGCGAGCTCCCCGTGGCCGACGAGTGGGTGGTCAAGCCGGCTATTTCGGCGGGCTCGCGCAACACGGCGCGGTGGGCGACCCGCGACGAAGTACTCGAGCACGTGCGGGGCCTGCGGGCCGCGGGCGCGACCGCGATGGTGCAGCCCTACGTGGCGAGCGTCGACTACCAGGGCGAGACGGCGTTGCTCTTCATCGGCGGGCGGTTCTCGCACGCGGTGCGCAAGGGTCCGTTGCTGCTGCCGGACGAGGGTGTCCGGCAGGATCGCAACAGCCGCGGTGATCTGCGTGTGGTCAACGCCACGACCGAGCAGCTCGCGCTGGCGCGAACGGTGCTCACAGCCGCCACAGCCCAGCTGGCGCTGACAGCACCGCTCCTGTACGCCCGCGTCGATGTCGTCGCCGGCGACCGCGGCCCACTGCTTCTGGAGCTGGAACTGGTCGAGCCCAGCCTGTTCCTTCCCCAGGACCCCGCGGCGCCTCAGCGCCTGGTCGGCGCCGTCGCACAGTTGAGGAGTTGA
- a CDS encoding aldehyde dehydrogenase family protein produces the protein MSVVYSPIDGSALCDVPDAGRAEVDRALSRAQAAQEEWAQLNPTRRGRLLCDVGRLMESRAQEFVECETGNLGAPVEVTRASVLRAASTFTYFGGMADKVLGTVIPTGSEFHTYTRREPYGIVVAIVPWNAPIIFATKKMAPALAMGNVCILKPAQETPLSALLLQNVFDECGVPPGVAQVLTGGRETGAALTSDDRVGLIVFTGHDKTGIAIAKAAAERLIPVALELGGKSAQLLFADADLDRALKGISHGIFENCGQACIAGSRLIVEEPIYADVVDRLAQRTTALKVGDPRLAGTDVGPQATATQRDKTVRMIDQAVADGARIVAQADLPADSALSDGYYVRPTVLADAVHSTQIVQEEVFGPVLTVSSFGTEEEAVLAANGTEYGLAAGLWTSDSARVHRIAARLVAGTVWVNTYKNISDLVPFGGVGRSGYGREGGTSAVELYTRVKSVWVSQVS, from the coding sequence ATGAGTGTCGTTTACAGTCCGATCGACGGCTCAGCGCTGTGCGACGTGCCTGACGCAGGTCGCGCCGAGGTCGACCGGGCGCTGTCGCGTGCCCAGGCGGCGCAGGAGGAGTGGGCGCAGCTAAACCCCACGCGGCGCGGCAGGCTGCTCTGCGATGTCGGACGGCTCATGGAGTCCCGTGCGCAGGAGTTCGTCGAGTGCGAGACGGGCAACCTCGGCGCGCCGGTCGAGGTGACGAGAGCCAGTGTGCTGCGAGCGGCGTCGACGTTCACCTACTTCGGTGGCATGGCCGACAAGGTGCTGGGCACCGTGATCCCGACGGGCAGTGAGTTCCATACCTACACGCGTCGCGAGCCGTACGGCATCGTCGTCGCCATCGTGCCGTGGAATGCGCCGATCATCTTTGCAACCAAGAAGATGGCTCCGGCACTGGCGATGGGCAACGTCTGCATCCTCAAGCCTGCGCAGGAGACGCCGTTGAGCGCGCTGCTGCTGCAGAACGTGTTCGACGAGTGCGGTGTGCCGCCGGGCGTTGCGCAGGTGCTGACGGGTGGCCGGGAGACCGGAGCTGCGCTCACCAGCGACGACCGGGTCGGGTTGATCGTGTTCACCGGCCACGACAAGACCGGTATCGCGATCGCGAAGGCGGCCGCTGAACGGCTTATTCCGGTGGCCTTGGAGCTCGGTGGGAAATCGGCTCAGTTGCTATTCGCGGACGCCGACCTGGACCGCGCGCTCAAGGGCATCTCGCACGGCATCTTCGAGAACTGCGGCCAGGCGTGCATCGCGGGCAGCCGGCTGATCGTCGAGGAGCCGATCTACGCTGACGTCGTCGATCGATTGGCGCAGCGCACCACCGCGCTGAAGGTTGGCGACCCCCGCCTGGCCGGCACTGACGTCGGACCTCAGGCGACCGCGACGCAGCGCGACAAGACCGTGCGCATGATCGATCAGGCGGTGGCCGACGGGGCCCGGATCGTCGCACAGGCTGACCTGCCCGCCGATTCTGCGCTGAGCGACGGTTATTACGTGCGCCCGACCGTATTGGCCGACGCCGTGCACAGCACTCAGATCGTCCAGGAAGAGGTGTTCGGCCCGGTGCTGACAGTGTCCTCCTTCGGCACCGAGGAGGAGGCGGTCCTGGCAGCCAACGGCACGGAGTACGGCTTAGCCGCCGGCCTATGGACCTCTGATTCGGCGCGGGTGCACCGCATCGCCGCGCGGCTCGTGGCAGGGACCGTCTGGGTGAACACGTACAAGAACATTTCGGATCTGGTCCCGTTCGGTGGCGTCGGCCGCTCCGGCTACGGCCGGGAGGGTGGCACCTCGGCGGTGGAGCTCTACACACGAGTGAAGAGTGTCTGGGTGTCGCAGGTGTCGTGA
- a CDS encoding 2-hydroxyacid dehydrogenase, with protein MKSLVLDSIGIPEELCRGVPPTCEIIQVPPGKAVPFERVRHARSWIVDARTKVDRAVLDQLPHLLAVSKFGVGIDNIAVQDATERRVWVCNTPGVLDDAVAELTIGMIIAAGRKIVAFDRLIRAGAWTITPPELTGQVHGATLGVVGMGRIGRRVAQLASALGMRVVYHNRRRIRDAETRGLAEYVSWPDLFEQCDYVTIHTPLTDETRRLVGSAELARMKATAVLVNTSRGGVIDERALIQCLRERRIAGAALDVFEQEPLLPDHPLRTLDNVILLPHVGSATERTRSAMRELALANAVTAAQGERPSTTINSWQ; from the coding sequence GTGAAGTCGTTGGTACTGGACTCGATCGGCATCCCCGAGGAACTGTGTAGGGGGGTGCCACCGACCTGCGAGATCATTCAGGTCCCGCCCGGTAAGGCGGTCCCGTTCGAACGAGTACGCCACGCGCGGTCCTGGATCGTCGACGCGCGGACGAAGGTGGACCGGGCGGTACTCGATCAACTCCCGCACCTCTTGGCGGTTTCGAAGTTCGGGGTCGGCATCGACAACATCGCTGTCCAGGACGCGACCGAGCGCAGGGTCTGGGTGTGCAATACCCCGGGCGTCCTCGATGACGCAGTCGCCGAGTTGACCATCGGGATGATCATCGCGGCGGGCCGCAAGATCGTCGCCTTCGACCGGCTCATCCGGGCCGGCGCCTGGACGATCACCCCACCGGAGCTCACCGGGCAGGTCCACGGCGCGACGCTGGGCGTCGTCGGCATGGGCCGGATCGGCCGACGAGTGGCGCAGTTGGCGAGCGCGCTGGGTATGCGGGTCGTCTACCACAATCGCAGGCGGATCCGTGATGCGGAGACCCGCGGCCTCGCGGAGTACGTAAGCTGGCCGGATCTCTTCGAGCAATGCGATTACGTGACGATCCACACCCCGCTCACCGACGAGACCCGTCGACTGGTCGGCTCCGCCGAACTCGCCCGAATGAAGGCGACGGCAGTCCTGGTCAATACCAGCCGGGGAGGCGTTATCGACGAACGGGCGCTGATCCAATGCCTGCGCGAGCGCCGCATCGCGGGCGCTGCCCTTGACGTCTTCGAGCAGGAACCTCTCCTGCCCGACCACCCGCTGAGGACGTTGGACAACGTGATTCTCCTTCCCCACGTGGGCAGTGCGACTGAGCGAACCCGCTCGGCGATGCGAGAGCTCGCGCTGGCGAACGCGGTGACCGCGGCGCAGGGCGAGCGACCGAGTACCACGATCAACAGTTGGCAATGA
- a CDS encoding ABC transporter ATP-binding protein: protein MTPTPLLSVANATITYRRADRTQVQAVTGVTFDLQPGEILGLVGESGCGKSTLARGLVGLLPLADGEVRLDGRPIRALRKRRRPEPECDLQMIFQDAATALNPRRTVGQQLTEVLRARDAGSRERWRDQVVELLDRVRLPASAADKYVHQFSGGQRQRIALARALATRPKVLVADEPISALDASAQAYVANMMVDICREEGIGLLMISHDLAVIRAIADRVLVMYLGEVAESGPTGTVWDSPAHPYTRALIDAIPVPDGSGIRPKSLGGEVPDPAFPPTGCNFHPRCPVAVKACVHTVPVLRDAAPGQRAACIRVGADGAESDAQHASSGASA, encoded by the coding sequence ATGACGCCCACGCCTCTGCTGTCGGTCGCTAACGCGACCATCACCTATCGGCGCGCGGACCGCACCCAGGTCCAGGCCGTGACCGGCGTGACCTTCGACCTGCAGCCTGGCGAAATTCTCGGCCTGGTAGGCGAGAGCGGGTGCGGCAAGTCCACACTCGCTCGGGGCTTGGTCGGCCTGCTGCCGCTCGCGGACGGGGAGGTACGCCTGGACGGCAGGCCGATCCGCGCACTGCGCAAGCGGCGCCGGCCGGAACCGGAGTGCGACCTTCAGATGATCTTCCAGGACGCTGCCACGGCGCTGAATCCTCGGCGCACCGTGGGCCAGCAGCTCACCGAGGTTCTCCGGGCCCGGGACGCCGGCTCCCGAGAGCGCTGGCGTGATCAGGTCGTCGAACTACTCGATCGAGTGCGCCTGCCGGCGTCGGCGGCGGACAAGTACGTTCACCAGTTCTCCGGCGGACAGCGGCAGCGCATCGCACTGGCGCGCGCGCTGGCCACTCGTCCGAAGGTGCTCGTCGCGGACGAGCCGATCTCCGCGCTCGACGCGTCTGCGCAGGCGTATGTAGCGAACATGATGGTCGACATCTGCCGCGAAGAGGGCATCGGCCTGCTGATGATCTCGCACGACCTCGCGGTGATTAGGGCGATCGCCGACCGTGTCCTGGTCATGTACCTCGGCGAGGTGGCGGAATCCGGACCCACCGGGACCGTGTGGGACTCGCCGGCTCATCCGTACACGCGTGCTCTCATCGATGCGATACCCGTACCGGATGGCTCCGGGATACGGCCGAAGAGTTTGGGTGGCGAGGTGCCCGATCCGGCCTTTCCGCCGACCGGATGCAACTTTCATCCACGGTGCCCGGTCGCAGTCAAGGCTTGCGTGCATACGGTCCCGGTCCTCCGCGACGCGGCGCCCGGACAGCGAGCCGCGTGTATCCGCGTCGGCGCGGACGGAGCCGAGAGCGACGCACAGCATGCCAGTAGTGGAGCAAGCGCGTGA
- a CDS encoding ABC transporter ATP-binding protein, with the protein MGGRDAPVLHGVSVCVGAGQILGIAGESGSGKTMAGLALMGLLPSGARASGRAVLDGRDLLALPAREMRRARGRDVAMVFQDPLSSLHPMLTIGHQLTDHVRHHRGLTRTEAAAHAKLLLERVHLPGTDRMLKTYPHQLSGGMRQRIAIAMALACEPKLIIADEPTTALDVTVQAGILALLDDLRRNSGVAIVVITHDLGVLSSVADKIAVFYAGRVIEQSECAADIFRSPRHPYTRALLDALPAHANSSDGGRLRPMPGAPPVIGDEVPGCAFHSRCEFAQDCCRDAIPDLQVGAAGHELACFVDPWRAQP; encoded by the coding sequence GTGGGCGGCCGCGACGCGCCGGTGCTGCACGGCGTCTCCGTCTGCGTCGGTGCGGGACAGATCCTTGGCATAGCAGGGGAGAGCGGAAGCGGCAAGACGATGGCCGGCCTGGCGCTGATGGGCCTGCTGCCCTCCGGAGCCCGGGCGTCCGGCCGCGCGGTCCTGGACGGGCGCGATCTGCTCGCTCTGCCTGCACGCGAGATGCGCCGCGCGCGTGGACGCGACGTCGCCATGGTGTTTCAAGATCCGCTGAGCAGTCTGCATCCGATGCTGACAATCGGTCACCAGCTGACCGACCACGTCCGACATCATCGCGGGCTCACGCGCACGGAGGCCGCAGCGCACGCGAAGCTGCTGCTCGAGCGGGTACACCTGCCCGGCACGGACCGGATGCTGAAGACCTATCCGCATCAGCTGTCCGGCGGCATGCGTCAGCGCATCGCGATCGCGATGGCGCTCGCGTGTGAGCCCAAGCTGATCATCGCGGACGAGCCGACGACGGCGCTGGACGTGACCGTGCAAGCCGGGATCCTCGCCTTACTCGACGACCTGCGCCGTAACTCCGGCGTGGCGATCGTCGTTATCACGCACGATCTCGGCGTGCTGTCCAGCGTCGCGGACAAGATCGCGGTCTTCTACGCCGGTCGGGTGATCGAGCAGTCCGAATGCGCCGCGGATATCTTCCGCAGCCCGCGGCATCCATACACCCGCGCACTGCTGGACGCGCTTCCTGCCCACGCGAACAGTTCCGACGGGGGGCGGCTCAGGCCCATGCCCGGAGCCCCGCCGGTGATTGGTGACGAGGTGCCCGGCTGCGCGTTCCACAGCAGATGCGAGTTTGCCCAGGACTGCTGTCGGGATGCGATTCCCGACCTGCAGGTCGGCGCGGCCGGGCACGAACTCGCCTGCTTCGTCGATCCGTGGAGGGCGCAGCCATGA
- a CDS encoding ABC transporter permease — protein MTAVASTLVDGRQRSRALARLKRNRLLTIGALLLLVVAGVALLAPLIAPSSPIKQSFAPLQAPSASHWFGTDEVGRDVLSRVVFGSRVSVLFAVLLVVCAMVIGGLVGVVAGFFGGVVDEVLMRIVDLVFAFPIIILAMAVAASLGPSLHNAVIAGVLVSWPMYARTVRGLVMSLREADFVAANRLAGVGSMRSMFIDVLPSVAGPILVLATMEVGGAILLLAGLSFLGLGAQPPEAEWGSMISAGINYFNSWWIAVFPGLAIMLVALAFNLIGDGLRDWLDPQTKQIVDRSS, from the coding sequence ATGACCGCCGTCGCATCCACCCTGGTGGACGGCCGGCAGCGCAGTCGTGCGCTGGCACGGCTGAAGCGGAACCGTCTGCTCACGATCGGCGCCCTCCTGCTGTTGGTGGTTGCCGGCGTGGCGCTTCTTGCTCCGCTGATCGCGCCGTCCAGTCCGATCAAGCAGTCGTTCGCGCCGTTGCAGGCACCGTCGGCCTCCCACTGGTTCGGTACCGATGAGGTCGGTCGGGACGTGCTCAGTCGGGTCGTGTTCGGCTCCCGGGTCTCCGTGCTGTTTGCGGTACTGCTCGTCGTCTGCGCGATGGTGATCGGCGGCCTCGTCGGCGTCGTGGCCGGCTTCTTCGGCGGAGTCGTGGATGAGGTGCTGATGCGAATAGTGGACCTGGTATTCGCCTTCCCCATCATCATCTTGGCGATGGCGGTAGCTGCGTCGCTAGGTCCCAGCCTGCACAACGCGGTCATCGCGGGCGTGCTGGTCTCCTGGCCGATGTACGCCAGGACCGTTCGCGGCCTGGTGATGAGCTTGCGCGAGGCGGACTTCGTCGCCGCCAACCGGTTGGCCGGCGTCGGCTCCATGCGGTCGATGTTCATCGACGTCCTGCCCAGCGTGGCCGGGCCGATCCTGGTGCTGGCCACAATGGAGGTGGGCGGTGCGATCCTATTGTTGGCGGGGCTGTCGTTTCTTGGCTTGGGTGCACAGCCACCCGAGGCCGAGTGGGGCAGCATGATCTCGGCGGGCATCAATTACTTCAATTCTTGGTGGATCGCGGTGTTCCCGGGCCTCGCCATCATGCTGGTCGCGCTGGCCTTCAACCTGATCGGCGACGGTCTGCGCGACTGGCTGGACCCGCAGACCAAGCAGATCGTGGACCGGAGTTCGTGA
- a CDS encoding ABC transporter permease, producing the protein MAHYVARRLGITVVLGFGITIISFLLTNVIPVDPAVANLGDIASGDPAVVAAFRAKYGLDKPLLVQYFRYLDKLVHGDLGTSHQTGRPVRTDLLQYAPATIELVMVAIAFAAIFGIGLGTVAALCRNRWPDQLARVVSLIGVSTPVFWLGLVVSYVMFAKLHLLPGSGRIDPRIGAPTKHTGFLLLDSLVDGNLRAFGSAVEHIILPAAVLATYTLGILIKFSRAAVLEVIGTDYVRSARGKGLPGLYVIWRYILRAAAGPIVTVTGVAFGTLLSGTVLVESVFSWPGLGQYAYRAATSNDLSAVMGVSLLVSLTYIVVNLLVDLAYMALDPRMRLT; encoded by the coding sequence TTGGCGCACTACGTTGCGCGCCGGCTCGGCATCACGGTTGTGCTGGGGTTCGGGATAACGATCATCTCGTTTCTGCTGACGAACGTCATCCCGGTCGACCCCGCGGTGGCCAACCTCGGGGACATCGCTTCCGGCGACCCGGCCGTCGTGGCAGCCTTCCGTGCCAAGTACGGACTGGACAAGCCGCTCTTGGTCCAGTACTTCCGCTATCTCGACAAACTCGTGCACGGCGACTTGGGCACCTCACATCAAACCGGTCGACCGGTGCGGACCGATCTGCTGCAGTACGCGCCAGCCACGATCGAACTGGTGATGGTCGCGATCGCCTTCGCGGCGATCTTCGGAATCGGGCTCGGTACGGTGGCCGCCCTGTGCCGCAACCGGTGGCCCGACCAACTCGCGAGAGTGGTCTCCCTGATCGGCGTGAGCACTCCGGTGTTCTGGCTGGGCCTGGTTGTTTCCTACGTCATGTTCGCGAAGCTGCATCTGCTCCCGGGAAGCGGCCGGATCGATCCTCGGATCGGCGCCCCGACGAAGCACACCGGGTTCTTGCTGCTGGACTCACTTGTGGACGGCAATCTGCGGGCGTTCGGTTCGGCGGTCGAGCACATCATTCTGCCTGCTGCCGTGCTCGCGACCTACACGCTCGGCATTCTGATCAAGTTCAGCCGAGCGGCGGTGCTTGAGGTGATCGGCACCGATTACGTCAGAAGCGCCCGCGGTAAAGGGCTGCCTGGGTTGTATGTCATCTGGCGCTACATCCTGCGCGCGGCCGCCGGCCCGATCGTGACGGTGACCGGCGTAGCATTCGGCACCTTGCTCTCGGGCACCGTGCTCGTCGAATCGGTGTTCAGCTGGCCCGGCCTCGGGCAGTACGCCTATCGTGCGGCCACCTCGAATGACCTGTCCGCCGTCATGGGGGTGAGCCTGCTCGTCTCCCTGACGTACATCGTCGTAAACCTGCTTGTCGACCTCGCCTACATGGCGCTCGACCCCCGAATGAGGCTGACATGA
- a CDS encoding ABC transporter substrate-binding protein, which produces MMKSLHRYGFARAALAAAVAAGLGLTLSACGASSSGGPSASSDTLLVDSSLGATTLDPAVQFDNTAENLVHQMYDTLLTYHGDNIKDIVPGLATSYKASADGRTYTFTLRKDAKFADGTPLTSADVAFSYNRTLNMKSNNSHKLTGIKVSTPDANTVVLNSDEPNPQLPALVATDSLAIVNAKQVKAAGGTDQPGADKADKAGPWFNSHSAGSGPYQLQSFTPNSQVVLVANPNYWGKKPAFSKVIIKSVTSTQQQLQDVQNGGAQVAVNLSGNQVKQLSGSVTVHSVQSPTVVYMALSNDPGSPTSDADFRKAIALSIDYAGLVQLAGERAVQAAGVIPASIAGSLPPSDAVKRDLAAAKAALAASGKANETVQLSYGSDYAVDGLTMGTFAQRIQASVAEAGIKMKLVPAPNLDARTQYSQGKTQIALWNFPQDVMDPFGFTVYNPGDLLPTRIHWPASAPDARPVVELADKALAEMDSAKRASDYQAWGEALNATYHFIPLFTGVSHVAGAKGITGLNINGSFGVDYALLGKS; this is translated from the coding sequence ATGATGAAGTCGCTCCACCGCTATGGGTTCGCCAGGGCAGCCCTCGCGGCTGCCGTGGCCGCCGGGCTCGGGTTGACTCTGTCCGCCTGCGGCGCAAGCTCGTCCGGCGGGCCGTCCGCGTCGTCGGACACGCTCCTCGTCGACTCCTCGCTCGGAGCCACCACACTCGATCCTGCCGTCCAGTTCGACAACACGGCCGAGAACCTCGTACACCAGATGTATGACACCCTGCTGACGTATCACGGGGACAACATCAAGGACATCGTTCCTGGCCTCGCGACCAGCTACAAGGCGTCCGCCGACGGTCGGACCTACACCTTCACGCTGCGCAAGGACGCAAAGTTCGCTGACGGTACACCGCTTACGTCCGCGGACGTCGCTTTCTCCTACAACCGAACTCTCAACATGAAGTCGAACAATTCGCACAAGCTCACCGGCATCAAGGTGTCGACTCCTGATGCCAATACGGTGGTACTGAACTCGGACGAGCCGAACCCACAGTTGCCGGCGCTCGTCGCGACCGATTCGCTGGCCATCGTCAACGCAAAGCAGGTCAAGGCGGCCGGGGGCACCGATCAGCCCGGCGCGGACAAGGCGGACAAGGCCGGGCCGTGGTTCAACAGCCATTCGGCGGGTTCCGGGCCGTACCAGCTGCAGAGCTTCACGCCGAACTCGCAGGTGGTTCTCGTCGCCAACCCGAACTACTGGGGGAAGAAGCCTGCGTTCTCAAAGGTCATCATTAAGAGCGTCACGTCGACACAGCAGCAGTTGCAGGACGTGCAGAACGGCGGAGCTCAGGTCGCAGTCAACCTGAGCGGAAACCAGGTGAAGCAGCTGAGCGGCTCCGTTACCGTGCACAGTGTCCAGTCGCCCACGGTCGTCTACATGGCCCTGTCGAACGATCCGGGCTCACCGACCTCCGACGCGGACTTCCGCAAGGCGATCGCACTGTCGATCGACTATGCAGGCCTTGTCCAGTTGGCCGGGGAACGCGCCGTGCAAGCGGCTGGCGTCATACCGGCGTCCATCGCCGGATCGCTGCCTCCGTCGGATGCGGTGAAGAGGGACCTCGCGGCTGCCAAGGCGGCGCTGGCCGCCTCTGGCAAGGCCAACGAGACGGTGCAACTGTCCTACGGCAGCGACTATGCGGTGGACGGGCTGACGATGGGAACGTTCGCGCAGCGCATCCAGGCCAGCGTCGCCGAGGCCGGTATCAAGATGAAGCTGGTGCCCGCGCCCAACCTTGATGCACGCACGCAGTACTCGCAGGGCAAGACCCAGATCGCGTTGTGGAACTTCCCGCAGGACGTCATGGATCCGTTCGGCTTCACCGTCTACAACCCAGGTGACCTGTTGCCCACCCGAATCCACTGGCCGGCGTCGGCACCGGACGCGAGGCCGGTTGTGGAACTGGCGGACAAGGCGCTTGCGGAGATGGACAGCGCCAAGCGGGCTTCGGATTACCAGGCCTGGGGCGAAGCGCTGAACGCTACCTACCACTTCATCCCGCTGTTCACCGGAGTGTCGCACGTCGCCGGAGCCAAGGGCATCACCGGGTTGAACATCAACGGCTCCTTCGGCGTCGACTACGCGTTGCTCGGCAAGAGCTAG
- a CDS encoding IclR family transcriptional regulator yields the protein MVKSAERTLLVLELLSTASEPQTLREISVALDMPRASTYALLMTLVARGWLTQVNGRYALGVRCLQVSRAFINQDGMVAEARPVMQKLSELFDETIHLGRIDGAEVIYLHSLPSRHRLSAATAPGRRMPATVTALGKAILAERPIAEVQRVLPLEFVRYTANTIVSLDRLEEELAATRSRGYAIDNEESSIGLRCFAVAVGPDSPSAYAISCSVPTPRLSEERSNEIAKQLLEIRALLSPSGGGGRA from the coding sequence GTGGTCAAGTCGGCCGAGCGGACCTTGCTGGTGCTTGAGCTTCTCAGCACAGCGAGCGAGCCGCAGACGCTGCGTGAGATCAGCGTGGCCCTCGATATGCCACGCGCCAGCACCTATGCGCTGCTGATGACTCTGGTCGCGCGTGGCTGGCTGACGCAGGTGAACGGGCGCTATGCGCTGGGCGTCAGGTGCCTGCAGGTCAGCCGCGCTTTCATCAACCAGGACGGGATGGTGGCTGAGGCACGTCCGGTGATGCAGAAACTGTCCGAACTGTTCGATGAGACGATCCACCTCGGTCGGATCGACGGCGCGGAAGTGATCTACCTGCACAGCCTGCCGTCGCGGCATCGGCTCTCCGCGGCGACGGCGCCGGGACGGCGGATGCCGGCCACTGTCACCGCGCTCGGAAAGGCCATCCTCGCCGAACGCCCCATCGCTGAGGTGCAGCGGGTACTTCCGCTGGAGTTCGTCCGTTACACCGCGAACACGATCGTCTCGCTGGACAGGCTCGAGGAAGAGCTTGCGGCAACCCGGAGCCGTGGATACGCCATCGACAACGAGGAGTCCAGCATCGGGTTGCGCTGCTTCGCCGTCGCGGTCGGGCCGGACAGCCCGTCGGCCTACGCGATCAGTTGCTCAGTGCCCACCCCGCGCCTGAGCGAGGAGCGGTCGAACGAGATCGCGAAGCAGCTGCTCGAAATCCGGGCGCTGCTCAGCCCCAGCGGCGGCGGTGGCCGCGCGTGA
- a CDS encoding aromatic-ring-hydroxylating dioxygenase subunit beta, whose amino-acid sequence MSAPTLDVLAPTLLRLELEDFYYHEADLLDSRHFTKWLDLLDENISYRVPISRNVQSSDTDREYLTDRLDVSWIDEGKLTLSQRVEQLQTGIHWCEEPVSRTSHLYTNIRVVDTDGRQPVERVTARMRFLVYRNRLRDEVDIMVGKRVDELVRSGDSWLIAKRTVYLDQTVLLAKNLTTFL is encoded by the coding sequence ATGAGCGCACCGACCCTGGACGTACTGGCACCCACGCTGCTCCGGCTGGAGCTCGAGGACTTCTATTACCACGAGGCGGATCTGCTGGACAGCCGTCACTTCACGAAGTGGCTCGACCTGCTTGACGAGAACATCAGCTACCGCGTGCCGATCAGCCGCAACGTGCAGTCCAGCGATACCGACCGCGAATACCTCACCGATCGGCTGGACGTGTCCTGGATCGACGAGGGGAAGCTGACCTTGAGCCAGCGCGTCGAACAGTTGCAGACCGGGATCCACTGGTGCGAGGAGCCAGTGTCACGGACATCGCACCTTTACACCAATATCCGGGTCGTCGACACCGATGGCCGGCAGCCGGTGGAGCGGGTCACGGCGCGCATGCGGTTCCTGGTCTATCGAAACCGGCTCCGGGACGAGGTTGACATCATGGTCGGCAAGCGGGTCGACGAGCTTGTCCGCTCCGGCGACTCCTGGTTGATCGCCAAACGAACGGTCTATCTCGACCAGACAGTCCTGCTCGCCAAGAACCTCACGACGTTTCTATAG